The nucleotide sequence ttcaaaggtccatattacaatgagactcgtttgaaacaagagatgacacattgcttttttttaaattttcataatgttttttagtgtttttacctacacttgggggaattatcaattttataaatttaaaatgcatataaatactgTGACTTGAGTTCCATTCGGTAAgtgtaactgatgatgcagaccagggatggccaccggaactataCAGTAATAAGTATTACACAGATTGCGCTTCCTTTGTGGTATAAAAGGGATACGTGTACAAAGTACTATACCTACTAAGTTTagtaattatacattttactttgCGGCGAATTAAGAATGTTGTAGAAAATctttacctacttgtttatttaGTGTTTCTAggaagtctttttttttacatcagtcGGATGTAACAACAGTATgaccatgggcgtacccagcttctggtctaggAGGGTGAGATTTTAAGGTCTCATAAtccgcggctgttttgtgaattttttttagagctCTAACGATACTggagccaaaactgtatttttttaatttttgtctgtctgtcgcatttttcatttttgtcgtGCTGCCCTCCCCTGCCCCTGCCCCTTTGCTACGCTcatgattatgatattaaaaacataatgaatatgacattaattaaatattcattctTTCTTAATCTAATTTTATATCTTTGCTTGGTTTGTTTCCCTAGAACCAGAAAGGTGTCCGTAAACAACCTCTACGCATTTGACTCCCCAAACTGTGTACCTCTCGTCGAAGTCGGGATAGACTTTGAGGTGAACAAAAAGGCCATATTCAAACCAAACGTGATAGAAAGGTGCCATCTCCATGCTAAGATGTCGAAGAACGTTGGCCTTCTCAGAATATTTCCTAGTATCAGTTCTTCTGTTATCAAAGCATTTTGCCAGCAGCCGATAGAAGGTAAATTGTTGTATATAAACTTCCCACATCAAAACACATAATTTAAGGGGctaccattataaataaataaatataacattaaatacACACAACGTCATCTTGTatccacaaagtaagcgtagtaaATAAGCgtagtcaatatttttatgaataatattctcgtacataaatacttataatatacagataaacccccagacactgaaaaacattcacgtttatcacacacacattttccagttgtgggaatcgaacctacggccatGAAAACGAAACAGGGtctctacccactgcgccaatcagccacCTAATGACGGTATGCATCGAAACAGACCGTCAACCAAGTGTGACACAGCACGGAATCGCTCACAAGTTTAGTGACGTCCTAAGTTAAAAgtagaaagaaacaaaaacaaactaaaattgCAACTATTGTCTTTatcgaataattttaaataataatgcctAACTGAAGAAAATGATTTGACCGCGTTGCTCAAACACTCATCGCAAATTCGTGGTTAGAACAGTCAGATCAGAGTAGTAaactatattgttttaattgaaaCAGGTGTAGTACTAGAGAGCTACGGTTCTGGCAACATTCCCTCGAACCGAGATGACGTGTTCAAGGAGATAGCTGCCGCCGTGGCACGAGGCGTCATAGTCGTCAACATTACTCAGTGCGCCACAGGCAGTGTCGTCACACCAATGTACGAGACTGGGAGAGTGAGTGACGCCATCATAAATATCACCATTACTGTCACTAGGACAATACCGATAAAGAACTGTAAAGAATGTGTCTgtaaatcttaatattttaattccagttgATTGCCGCTTGTGGCGTAGTATCAGGCTACGACATGACTCCAGAGGCCGCTCTCACCAAACTCTCCTATGTTCTGTCCAAAACAGAACTAACTTACCAGCAAAAAGTAGAGGTATTATAAATATCGTTGTTATTTACCGTTACGATTTTtgttcattatttataaaattggtcCAATTGTAACACCTTGACGTACCCCACTTTCACTAAagacattatcatcatcatcatatcaaccacaAAACGTATACTGCTGGACATATTattgtcttttgtagggattttcaCTTGCTACGGTTTTGTACCGCTTATAGGTATGCAGCGATATGGTCGTCAACAGCGGCGATGGAATATCTCTACGTGGTCAAATCAGAAATGCAGAGGTCCGtcgaagaaccagagttactgacatagctacACGAGCTGCGCATAGTAAAATTAGCTATTATTTTGGTAGCTTATCTATCTAATACCTTTAAACGAACAGTTCTTGTCAATACATATATACGAGTGAATCTCAAAAACGGGtttaacgattttcatgaaatttagtttgCAGCATCTAGAGCAGCTAGGTTTCATTTTTGGAAAACGTCATGTTTTTAGGTAATGAAAAAGTGGTACGATATGATTAGAATACGAAAGTAAATTGGACCTTCATTTACAAGGTTTAGGTCAATCGGGCGGTCCCGAAATCAATGGACCCCAGCTTGATTTACCATAAAAAGCtagctactaatattttaatataaaattaaaattaagtctataatatatattttttaaatttcagatgATGGTAACAAACATAAGAGGCGAATTAACAAACACATCATCAATAGCTATTGAGGTAAGTTTTAGTTCCAGAATCAGCgatcaacataatattaaagaaagtGTAAACAATCGAATATATAAAAGTACCTATTTCATATTTGGGTATAATTGGATGTTAGTTATCATACGCGAGTTTTAATGATCGCGTAGGGAAGGCAAGATTTGTCATCGTTCAGTTATTCACTTGAGCAATGTTGTAACTACTTCTAATTGGAATtccaattcaatttatttaagaaccaacgaataatatatttttttagggaaataatgattacaaactaaatttattaatttttacaataaatacgagtataagccgtctaactgtttacttatgGACATGGTACCCAAAAGGCTGGCGCTATtacccctttgaattgctagacttagcagttgggctaaataagcgccagctcttgggtcaccaaaggaccaatttttgtgacacgatattaaatttttttttttatttaagtgtttattaTTCAACTAGAAacgtttttttgtgtatttgtagtgactctaccactggttcggaatgcagattctattCAGGAGAaatgtattttctaaatttcaggTTGTAATAGAATATCATCCCCTACTTAACCACCCTCAATGAGGGATTTTCCAAAACGATTTATAGCTATTTTTTTGccactaaggaaatataaccgagaacggacagcagcgtcctctttgctaccatcttctgcgatcaccaactcagAGTGATGCCCTCCCGTTTGGagagcagtggactgttagaaGATGTTGACGATGACTATGATTCGAAACAATGAGTTATGTGCGAATTAAAATGTATCAATGATTTTAGGATAACACCCTGGTCGATGCACTAGCCACAAGTCTAAATATACAATCGCCAAAGAAGCTGATAGAAGTAACAGATAAAGTGTTCAGTGCTTTATTACTTTATGCAATAGAACATGATGATGCTAGAGCGGTTAGGAAGATGTTAGGTAAGACTATTAGTTCAATAACATATGGACTTTGATAACTAAGCCAGTATTGTAACAtctattcttaaaataataatgatttttttcgCCCCTTTTTCAGCTTGCTTCCACCTAAAcagtctctttttttttttttcgttctcCTTTTTCTTTCTCGCTTCTTTATGACATAtcggtatatattttatatattatagtatatattttttatatattatatgtgtacgtttatgaagtaagtatatttaattttatttattattatttattaatttttgtaatttatgtttattatttgagtattattttgtatacactCTCTTAACTTCGTGTAGGTTGCCtagtagagatcgcttttaagcgacaaggccgcctattgtacctttctttttttttttgttctaattctttgtatttggtgtacaataaagtgtattttgatttgatttgaaatatAAGAACggcaatgatgatgatgatcatgatgatgaaaatatgaattttttgagcgcttattaatataatgattACAATACGAGACGTTACACCGTGGCTGATTGCCTCATATGGTGACAAAAGGGCTGGCAAAGTTTTTGCATAAAGAATCAGCGTGGCTGTTCAGCGCGAAAATGCAGCCCGCATTCTTGGTACTCACTCCGTGTAGTTCTCctgtaatttacgcatcaaaagtgccacctatgggcctacttgattaaagatatttttgactatgaCTTTACTATTCCACGCTGGTATGACcttaatagtaattaaaaaaaaaaagtttgatctcAGTTTAATCTGCAGCAGTAATACAGTGGATAGTAAAAGTAAATGGTGTAAATATTTCAGATATGGGTGCAGATGTCAATGCTGAAAACTCTGAAGGCAAAACAGTTTTACATGAAGCAATACTAAAGGGTAATGTCCCGattatagaatatttattgAAGAATGGCGCCAACGTACACTTGAAGACAAGGTCAGACAAAACTAATTTAATCACTAGTTATTAACCTGTTGCAAtgtcccgttttccctaacttcattctaccataaagggttgtctgtagGAGATcacttaaagcgataagaccgcctttgcgcattttatatatttttttttttttgtttttgttatttcttgttttcacttttaattggtgcaataaagactttatctatctatctaacaaATTAGTTCAATATTAGATATaagtaagcaaataaaaatatagaaaacgttatttaatgttaaacaaCTATGAACCATCTACGTCAACctattaccgtcccactacagggcacggtttttctctcagaatgagaaaggtaaATCCAGCCCATCAatctggcctagtgcggattcaatgaatgaatgaatatacttttattgcaaaccACAAAAaggacataaaaaaagaaaagtgtaacaaaacaacatatacggcagccttatcgcttcatagcgatttcttcctgGCAACGAATAGCGTATAAAAACGAACACAGAAataggattggtagacttcactcgcctaggcctttgagaacgttatagagaactctgaaTCCTGCCCGTTTTCCATCACGGATAATGCAATtgcaaaatacaaaaagttagaggtgcgggccGGAAACGAATTGGGTCCCCCGAAAGGTGGGCTGAAGCTCTAACCAGTAGATTATACTGCTGAATAGTTtcacatttcattttataatctaTTTTATCACTAGCAAAGCGTAATTGCCTGTAACATTGAATTTTTAACTAAtcgtcattataataaaattatccaATTCAATATAAACAGGTGCGGTGAAACGCCTCTACTGACAGCAATACATAAAGACGATCACACAGTTATCAATTTACTAAAACAATGCGGTGCTCACCTAACAAATGCTGATAATAAATCTGTAGCGGAAATGCTCTCATTGGCAGCTAGAAGTGGTATGGTCAATAGAATTGAGTCTTTGAGAATAGCTGGAGCAGATCTGAATGCTACTGATGAAATTAAACATACCCCgttgcataaagtaagttatcaGATGAAGATATATAAGTTATCATCATACTTAACATCTAAGTCTGTATTAACTGTAAGTCATTACTAACAAGGCAGTATCTACGTCAATGCGGAACGGCATAAGTTTtggttacagtaattttgtcattataaaccttataataaaacaaccctATTACTTGATATGTGCcagatatttcattaaattgattACCATTTATACGAATGTGCTACTAAttcgtatttaattaataaatagtattcaagaaatagtttaaattatttttaagtttgtttataattatgttaatgggtattttgatattaataagGGTGAATTTCGAGTTGGTATCTATGCATTGTTtgagtccatacaggactgaagtgtatcgtaAAAGCTcacgtatttatatcaaaatacccaacaACTCAATTCATGAACAGTGGTTgtagattaaatataattatatttgtttcttgaaaactatttttaaattaaattaaataatttattaatattagcgcattaatttattaataatagcgcatttgtaaaaattgtaatgaatttaataaaatatctggcaaatttgaatttatttatcaaaagtttaattatttacccactttataaaactacTGCGACACACGAAACAATTGCGTAtatttagtacaaaatataGCCATCTCATTAAAGCGTTCTTCGCTATGACAATTTCTAAAATCAATGCACGTtcaacaattatattataagcagAATCAATCTGTAACATTATGTAATGTTAAATGTACATTCATTGCAACTAAATAATTCGTTAGATGACTTTATTATGTTAAGTTTAACTTATGTGTACATTTATTAACATCTTAAGATCAGATGATAATATATCGACACATGCCATTTATCCATATATATCCATGGGTAGACAGTCTTTACAAGAAAATATctggataacatttttaatctTCAACAAGAGAATCTGGATAGATTGTGTGTGATCTAGAGAGATTgttatgtatgtgtgtttgattgtgttagtttattagttttttttttaataatatcatcagcacaatatattattattagaaattatatttataatttagtatttaCATTAGAAAATAGACATGATTGTGTAGAAAAATTTTACGTCTATTTTTTATCTCCATCAAAGTTATTTTAGAGTTACTCTATATTTCGataaatcattattatctactaAGGAAATATTAATAGGTTCTTACGTGTTTTAATAAACATTGGTATAAATGTTCGGTTAATTTTCAGGCGGTGCTATGCAATAGTTCTGACGTCGTACGATATCTTCTAGCACAAAAGGAAGTACAAAAGGATTTAATGGACGTTCTTGGTTTTACACCATTAGACTGCGCAGTTAAACTTGGCTATCAGAATATCATTGATATGCTGAATCAATAAACAACTTATCactatcaagttttatttttgtttcttcttTCCATTAACAGCTACAACTAAGTTTAGGTAATTTAGAACCTGCCGATTTATTAGTTCTGAACACGGTCTCGATATATTTACTGCAAAGAGGTTccttatacaattgatgaatttctaaattACAAGTTTGCTCTAAAGTATGTAGCTTCGCTCTGGTAGCTGGTAAACTTAATGTATATTAGTTGAAATcgttttgagtttttgaagttatacttttttagcggcgttaggaaaaaaacatgggagtgaaattaaaAGATATAACGATATGCGCGCACACATAGTTACACgtttttaacaggatgaaggtagtagTAGAAACCGAATGAGAGGGGAATATATCGTCCGCAAACTCACTTTTTGCGATGCGCGCATACCGTCATAAAAACcggcaccctgaagttagctataaggttttaCGGTATACAGTTTctattgtcaaagtctgcgagcTCATTCCTGTGATTTAATTGactcaattgtataataatctcaaattttaatgttcagtgaaacttggcgGTCCTTTAATGAGATAACTATacaatgcgttataataaaaattttgtaatatttttatcttgttacgccaaagaagtataacttctatagagtgtacataagtaggtacacacaagttttttttttcaatccgaTGTGTTAAGAAATTTCAGCCTTGATAAATTTCCTTCATCAGATTGATGATTAAACTAAAAGACAGCTTAGTTTTCAGAAtcgatttattttcaataggtgCCTACTAAAGAAATCTTACTTTACAACAAACAATTGTAACTACCCACTACTCTCGTGATTTAAGTTGGTCAAAATTGTGAAGCTGTTAATAATTTTAGGCAATGTTTTTTCGTCTATTGGACAAGGGCTGTAAAGCTCGCAGTTTTGACCACCACGTCCTTTTATTGTTGCTATCTCAAGAGCTGTTGTATTTACTATTGACGATAGAAGTTTGTTGctgaaaataaaagtaacatttaATATCAGAAATATTAAACTGACATAACTTAAAGatgccacagaattaagaaatacagaaaccgtgtacatgactaatattgaagcatcacaagcactccacttcagtagtgtttctcgaacaagcgGTTAATCATTtgattccatttagcagttgacagtaattattttacctcgatTAATGTTCGGAAcgtttatcataatatatgaaaatcaGAAAAGGTttctgagctagcaacattccgcggctttgaagtcagacgtgcgcggggctttCTTACTGTTTTTGGGCACCATACACTTCATGAAATAATAGCGAGTTTATTTTAGCGATATGAgggttttgtatgtttttaattaaacctaCTGATTTTATGGACATACAACTTTAGAAATGCTTTACCTCATAATTTCTTTCAATGTTTTCATGACCTCAGGGCTTTTAGTCATCTGACTGGACCAGCAGGCTACTCTTTCGGGACACCCGCGGCTATTTGATAACAATTTTTCTGTTATGTACAAAGAAGAATCAGATTCATTACCGAAGGCTGCTGTAATAGAAAAGTATGTGTAAATACTTGAGAAGTCAATAGCATGCACATTATTTGAATCTAAAGCTAAACGAAAACAAAGGGATCGTGCGCAAAGCATTCTACTACTTGTGACCAATTATTACAATTCGTTTTACCTAAATACTTGTGCACTGCAGGTAGCACAtatgtagttttaaaattaaattaatttccaaACTTCCAGACGCAAGGCTTAAAACTTTTTACTAAAACCTctttttgtttaacaaacgtATTTTAATAACTGACAGAAAACTTAAATTCTGTCTGGTTATGACATTCTCATTTCAAATGAATTCGCTCAACAACAAAATGTCAGTTGTATAGAGGACATTAAAAATCGAACTTTcgggttacaaaataaaattttcagtgTCCATACCATTTCAAAGGACAGGGCGTTGGAATAAATTAGCTGTAAGTATTTCATCCCACAACTTTTTCGTACGCTTAATTTTTTGCCCAAAATGTAACCTACGGTTTTTTTGACAAGAAATTTTCAGTAGGTAAGTAACCCGAGGTTCGGATATTCATATTATGTATACAATAATACCTAATCTACTATGAAGTCGTCCGACCTAGACTTAATGGATAAACGAGTGATTTGGACCACGATATTAGAtaaaaggcatgcaggtttcctcgcgatgttttccttcaccgttgaagcaagtgatattttaattacttaaaacgaacataacttagaaaaatagaggtgcgtgctgggattcgaactcggccccggaaagtgaagtcgacttCCTACCCAATGccctatcaccgcttaaaaaaattactaaataccACCACTGTCTAAACGGAAGAACTCACACACTTCCTTCGTTTTCGATATGATCTTGATCTATGATCTAAAACTAATAAGAATTAATTGTTTTTCCTAGAAgacttttattaaaatgcaaGTGGCAACTGGTTCTAGTGTTAGGAAATGAAGCGCAGAAAACCGAATGAGTATtctgataaaaaatattgaacttGGCAGGTCATGGAGCAATTGTACCTGATTGAGATATTCATAGACACGGTCACCATCTATGCCACCGAAGAAGATGAAAAGAGCAGCGCgaataaaaatcttataataaaaattaaatttgggcCAAAAGTACAGTTTATTATCAAGGAGGGCCAATTGGCTCTAAATGAGGACAAGAAAGATGATATTATGGAATGTGATGAAAACGGAAAGCGAAAATGGACTAGGACAATAAGAGTGGGAAAATCATATTTATTCCCGTCATATCCTGATACTGTACTTATGACCCTTAGCAAGTTTCCACTTGAGATCGAAATATGGAACGATGATGAAAACGAAGTCGAAATATTTGTTGGTATTGGTACAATGTTTTGGGAAACTGAGTTCTATCATATGTTGAAAGAAACTGCTGATCCTTCTAAAGTACATGAACCTTTGTCGATAAAACAGAATACAGTGCTGTTTGCGGAATGTTGTTGTAAACGAGTGGGAGAGATATCATTTATTCTCAGAGTAAGCGCTTTAGGGGAAACTATCATTACAGAGTTCCAGCAACTGTTGACAGATCCAGACACCTTTGTTTTTAGAACCAACAAAGCACCAAGCATGTTTCAATGCAAACGAATTGAAGGGGATGATCCGAACTTCTGTATGGTAGGTAGTTTATACGAAACGACTACTTTAGAAGATCCAACTGTGGTTATTAAAGCCCAGCAGCGAATAGAAGTCTGCACGGAATTACAAAGCTGTGGTTTCGCACAAAATAATCGCGACTACAGTTGTAGGCACGAAACTGAAGATCCTTCGGCCCAGAAGAAAACGAAGTATCCTATTGATAAGATTAAAATGGGTGAAATTGTAGGACCATGTGGTAATACAAATTGTCCATTAGCTCATAAAGTTAAAACTTATATTCGAAACTTGGAAACCTATAAACGAGAAGCCGAAGGTAAAGTGACCGGTACAAAGGGAGATAGAACAAAAAAGATTTGCGGTTCTTGTGATTGCAAAGATGACCGCTGGCATCGCGATGAATGTCCCGAAAACTATAACGAAGAAGGCAAACTAAATAAGGTCGAGTGTAAAGGTTGTGGCGGTATGACAGCAAAAAGCCATACTTGCGAAGACACCAAAAATAAAGCATTTGGAACTGGCTGTACACCTAAGTCCAGTAAAACAACAGTTGCGTATGTCTTCAGTGTAACCAAAGTACCCGGTTTCAAAGAATCTCTGTATGGAAAAAATTACATAGTTGAGAACCTGACAAATATAGATGCAGAGCTTGACAAAACTCTCTCATCTTACAGTAAGGGATGCGCATGTGGCCGTACAGGATGCACTTGGAGTCAAGAACTGGAAAATACATCAACACCAGCGATCATACAGCAACccgaagaaaataaaataagtacaccATGCTCAAAGCCATcagaaaataaagtatttaatcaGAATGTTTCTAACCTAACCCAGTCTTTAGTTTACAATGTTGATGTTAAGGAAAAGgagccaaaaataaaaatggcagtTTATGATTGTGTAACGGTGCCTGATAATAAGGACTGCAGATGTAATCCGCCCAAGCCTACTCCACCCTGTAAAACATTGGACTGCGAATGTATTACAGGAACCGCTGACATCCAGATGAGGAAAACACACAGACCTTACTGTCCATCTTACAAACACAAAGATAACTGCCCAGTGACGGTAAGAAACGAAGACGAGGCTAAGAAAGCTGAAGATGATGAAGACGAAGCTGAACCCCTTCCTTACGGCTTGCCTCCAATAAAGCTCGGGCCCTGTCCTGTAATGGGAAGACCTTGTTCAATTCCAGACGGGTTCGCCAGAATGTACAAAACTGCAGCGTTACCTGCCTTGCCACCTAGTTACAGCGACGCAGGTAAGGTTTGCTGTTCAAAGGAATACGAACGAATAAAGAAAGCACTGAAGGACTATATGAAACATGAGAAGGAAAATGATTATAGATGCGTAAACAGGTTCAACTTGGACACTGAAAGGAGATGTTGTGACAGAGAGGATATTCTTCTAGCGTTAACGGGTAAAAGCTGCTGCGGAGCTCACAAAATGGCTGCACAggaaaaatataagttaaaagaAGATAGTAAGAAAAGTTAACAATTAGAAtaacattgatattttattttgtaacccaCTAGTGTAAATAGTTTAAGATCTAAATACACTTGTACAACTGATgtcgatgttttatttttatgcataatgaATTTggtaatagtttttaattataaagaagTCTTTGCTCGTGTTCATGATATCTGGTTGAGTACTCGGAACTGGTAGAGCGGCTAGCTACTTGACTTTACCCGACAGTAGCTGgcttgataataataatgagtaTACTTAAACATTGACAACGAGTATACTTAAACATTGACACATCATTTATTGtagatattatttcttaaatattcaaaatggcTGAAGATGAAGAAGGCGataagagaaagaagaagaaaaatgcTTCCAAGTATAATTACAGTTTTGGCGACGTGCATCCAGGTaaacctttaaaataaaatatttcgacCTACCTATACCAAATTTTAGTCTCAAAAAGTAAATCAGTAGATAAACGCGTAAAGTCTTTATAGCCTCTGCTGAATCGAGCTAATATGTAGCGAACCACGATCAACGGGATCTGGTCGGcctactatcatcatcatcaacccgttaccgacACAGGacacggtctcctcccacaggacacggtctcctcccacaggacacggtctcctcccacaggacacggtctcctcccacaatgagaagcgttAGGCCATAGTTCATCACCAGGTCCagagtggattggtggacttcacacgcctttgagaatattatggagaactctcaggcatgcaggtttcctcacgatgttatccgttaccgttgaagcaattgatattttatttaaacgctATGTGCGTACTAGGGAAATtatgtgggattcgaactaaggTCCCCAGAAAGTAAGGCCGAAGGCCATTAATCTAAGTACAggtacaattaatattaaaattattgttttaattttaggaaACACAATTGGCCACAAGGGATGTAATCCGTTTCTCAAACCGGGGTACCCAGTTCCGGCGGAGATGGGCTGGCTGTGGAATTCTACGGACGTTCCAGGGATGAAGGTGTTACGCATTTCTTTCATATTAGTGATTATGTTTCAGTAGACATATAATCGCCAAAACGACTAAGACTGTATTTATACATAACAAGTCTATTTGCTATTTAGACAGTTTTTATGTTTCTAAATTGGTAGCCGCctgttatggcagttatgttataCCATTTTGTTAAACAAAGGTGCCACACTAATCAATCGACATCAATCGTCATAGATGGGATAACAATCTAATAGGTACTA is from Pararge aegeria chromosome 19, ilParAegt1.1, whole genome shotgun sequence and encodes:
- the LOC120632280 gene encoding L-asparaginase 1, giving the protein MQNDYVFERNSEDVARESNNQNGDSKLINGYECKSVNTKIETKVKKARSYVELSMLNMANSVKSLGRNERRVLVLYTGGTIGMVKNKDGVLIPQKGAFENLIRGYPQLHDNMFWRQRLSEADFDTSFLVLPEAKELDVRIFYKIVEYETLLDSSNMTEVEWIKISEDIMKYYEQYDGFVVLHGTDTLSYTASAISFMFENIGKAVVFTGSQIPIFEPRSDGADNFVSSLIIAGGLNIPEVTVYFGSKLFRGNRTRKVSVNNLYAFDSPNCVPLVEVGIDFEVNKKAIFKPNVIERCHLHAKMSKNVGLLRIFPSISSSVIKAFCQQPIEGVVLESYGSGNIPSNRDDVFKEIAAAVARGVIVVNITQCATGSVVTPMYETGRLIAACGVVSGYDMTPEAALTKLSYVLSKTELTYQQKVEMMVTNIRGELTNTSSIAIEDNTLVDALATSLNIQSPKKLIEVTDKVFSALLLYAIEHDDARAVRKMLDMGADVNAENSEGKTVLHEAILKGNVPIIEYLLKNGANVHLKTRCGETPLLTAIHKDDHTVINLLKQCGAHLTNADNKSVAEMLSLAARSGMVNRIESLRIAGADLNATDEIKHTPLHKAVLCNSSDVVRYLLAQKEVQKDLMDVLGFTPLDCAVKLGYQNIIDMLNQ
- the LOC120632366 gene encoding uncharacterized protein LOC120632366 isoform X1, encoding MEQLYLIEIFIDTVTIYATEEDEKSSANKNLIIKIKFGPKVQFIIKEGQLALNEDKKDDIMECDENGKRKWTRTIRVGKSYLFPSYPDTVLMTLSKFPLEIEIWNDDENEVEIFVGIGTMFWETEFYHMLKETADPSKVHEPLSIKQNTVLFAECCCKRVGEISFILRVSALGETIITEFQQLLTDPDTFVFRTNKAPSMFQCKRIEGDDPNFCMVGSLYETTTLEDPTVVIKAQQRIEVCTELQSCGFAQNNRDYSCRHETEDPSAQKKTKYPIDKIKMGEIVGPCGNTNCPLAHKVKTYIRNLETYKREAEGKVTGTKGDRTKKICGSCDCKDDRWHRDECPENYNEEGKLNKVECKGCGGMTAKSHTCEDTKNKAFGTGCTPKSSKTTVAYVFSVTKVPGFKESLYGKNYIVENLTNIDAELDKTLSSYSKGCACGRTGCTWSQELENTSTPAIIQQPEENKISTPCSKPSENKVFNQNVSNLTQSLVYNVDVKEKEPKIKMAVYDCVTVPDNKDCRCNPPKPTPPCKTLDCECITGTADIQMRKTHRPYCPSYKHKDNCPVTVRNEDEAKKAEDDEDEAEPLPYGLPPIKLGPCPVMGRPCSIPDGFARMYKTAALPALPPSYSDAGKVCCSKEYERIKKALKDYMKHEKENDYRCVNRFNLDTERRCCDREDILLALTGKSCCGAHKMAAQEKYKLKEDSKKS